A genomic window from Halogeometricum borinquense DSM 11551 includes:
- a CDS encoding Ig-like domain repeat protein, protein MIRDRLEDARRPAIVAFALFATYLVVSTAPVAAASSGDLAVGSSHTTASDFNDATELTNVSVEGSGTSASVALEGQLNQTVDGFEDGDLSEYTQTTGDTVQSSMVWSGDYAVEMDPSVDEDLVSTSGLPKYPSAGDTISFRTYHDGSGGGWAFNFGKDSNNYYRVRHGYTVQDIRIIKVVNGTSTTLRDKDIGTPSGEWVRGKIEWGENGELNYTVYDEAGNVVASLSATDSNETVKSGGIMMEAWKHNAQYFDAIDLNGEKSSGTYISQPHDVGNAKKAWADLTLQNASATVTIQAYDSSTSSWTDVESSTYSSTGNYTLDLGNTSYEMWRTKVVFDDEPAGTVAEIHDEGVWFQPRAPSIDGAEAAPSGGSDTNNEDVTLSVPISDSDFSTPQGDSVTVDVYLDGEIVDTQTITSNQTVSTTVTELEDGNHTWHVETTDEYGEATTSSTWNFTVNHYAADVDNSSASPDGSTSRYANETISIDVSDRDFAEPSGDEVKVDLVLDGAVAGSKNVTKNGTVTFDVGPLEDGNHTWHVEMTDEYGLTSESDSFTWEIDHYEPTVNSSSMSPEDGAKLTSKDVTLSVNVSDRDFQLDGDTVTAEFVVDSEVVGTDTLSANGTASTTITDVGGGNHSWYVRVYDEYGSGNSSNPDATSANKTYLVPSTLYIRPVNQPKELINGTNVTVTGRFFSGELVFERSTENGKLNLTDLPVDRTYVLVLEADGHNRRTVIITSLYEQDSVYLLNDSKTAYYTEFVLNDLTGEFSGSNERAKLYIERAVNTSSGLEWVTVSGDFFGAEGRFEATLEKDRRYRIRIVGEHNSSRVLGAYTATRKGTVTLNVGQVSWKVEDNTQAIRHSAAYIDLTDGNEEPNGVVHFQYHDPTQNTSKLRVIIHAANNSSNEIMNSTYTEGYGTFSLNKTVSGNLTETDWEVTWYAYNSSNTVIESSNDLADGKRYVIENPIGPKWTPVILTCLFLFVGMLFGGRLSSIGSLAVTGVAAVMWWLGWYTASGGVVVFAGLVAVAMAVGGGGRR, encoded by the coding sequence GTGATCCGCGACCGCCTCGAGGACGCTCGCCGACCGGCGATCGTCGCGTTCGCGCTGTTCGCGACCTACCTCGTCGTGAGCACCGCGCCGGTTGCGGCGGCAAGTAGCGGCGATCTTGCGGTCGGGAGCTCCCACACCACGGCGAGCGACTTCAACGACGCGACCGAGCTCACGAACGTCTCCGTCGAAGGGTCCGGCACGTCGGCGTCCGTGGCGCTGGAAGGACAGCTAAACCAGACCGTAGACGGCTTCGAGGACGGTGATCTGTCCGAATACACGCAAACGACAGGCGACACCGTTCAGTCCTCGATGGTCTGGAGCGGAGACTACGCGGTCGAGATGGACCCAAGCGTCGATGAGGATCTCGTTTCGACGAGTGGGCTACCGAAGTACCCGTCCGCGGGCGACACGATCTCGTTCCGCACCTACCACGATGGTTCTGGCGGTGGGTGGGCGTTCAATTTCGGGAAGGACTCGAATAACTATTATCGGGTCAGGCACGGCTACACCGTTCAAGACATCCGAATCATCAAGGTCGTCAATGGGACGTCCACGACCCTACGCGACAAGGATATTGGGACTCCCTCGGGCGAGTGGGTCCGTGGAAAAATTGAGTGGGGTGAGAACGGCGAGCTGAACTATACGGTCTACGACGAAGCCGGGAACGTCGTCGCGTCCCTCTCCGCGACGGATTCCAATGAGACGGTCAAATCCGGCGGTATCATGATGGAGGCGTGGAAACACAACGCCCAATACTTCGACGCGATCGATCTCAACGGTGAGAAGTCCAGCGGGACGTACATCTCGCAGCCTCACGACGTTGGGAACGCAAAGAAGGCGTGGGCGGACCTCACGCTCCAGAACGCGAGCGCGACGGTCACAATCCAGGCCTACGACTCCTCGACGTCGTCTTGGACGGACGTCGAGAGCTCGACCTACTCGTCGACGGGGAACTACACGCTTGACCTCGGGAACACCAGCTACGAGATGTGGCGGACGAAGGTCGTCTTCGACGACGAACCGGCGGGGACGGTCGCCGAGATCCATGACGAGGGCGTTTGGTTCCAACCTCGAGCGCCGTCGATAGACGGAGCTGAGGCGGCTCCAAGCGGCGGGAGCGACACCAACAACGAGGATGTAACGCTCTCGGTCCCGATCTCCGACTCGGACTTTTCGACACCACAAGGCGACTCGGTCACCGTCGACGTTTATCTCGACGGTGAGATCGTCGACACACAAACGATCACGTCGAACCAGACCGTCTCGACGACCGTAACCGAGCTCGAGGACGGCAACCACACGTGGCACGTCGAGACGACCGACGAGTATGGGGAGGCGACGACGTCGTCGACGTGGAACTTTACGGTCAACCACTACGCGGCGGACGTCGACAACAGCTCGGCGAGCCCGGACGGTTCGACCTCGAGATACGCGAACGAGACGATCTCGATCGACGTCTCCGACCGGGACTTTGCGGAGCCGAGCGGCGACGAGGTCAAGGTCGATCTCGTGCTCGACGGCGCCGTCGCCGGCAGCAAGAACGTCACGAAGAACGGGACGGTGACGTTCGACGTCGGCCCGCTCGAGGACGGCAACCACACGTGGCACGTCGAGATGACCGACGAGTACGGCCTCACCTCCGAGTCGGACTCGTTCACCTGGGAGATCGACCACTACGAGCCGACGGTCAACTCCTCAAGCATGAGCCCGGAGGACGGGGCGAAGTTGACGAGCAAGGACGTTACCCTCTCGGTCAACGTCTCCGACCGGGACTTCCAGCTCGACGGCGACACCGTCACAGCCGAGTTCGTCGTCGATAGCGAGGTCGTTGGGACTGACACGCTCTCGGCGAACGGGACGGCGTCAACGACAATCACCGACGTCGGCGGAGGCAATCACTCCTGGTACGTGCGCGTCTACGACGAGTACGGTTCGGGAAATTCGAGCAACCCTGACGCGACCTCGGCGAATAAGACCTATCTCGTCCCATCGACGCTCTACATCCGCCCGGTCAACCAACCCAAGGAGTTGATCAACGGGACGAATGTCACCGTCACTGGACGGTTCTTCTCCGGGGAACTCGTCTTTGAGCGATCGACAGAGAACGGCAAGCTCAATCTCACGGATCTGCCAGTCGATCGGACCTACGTCCTCGTCCTCGAGGCGGACGGTCACAACCGTCGCACAGTGATCATCACGTCACTCTATGAGCAAGATTCGGTCTATCTCCTTAACGACAGCAAGACGGCCTACTACACCGAGTTCGTCCTCAACGACCTCACTGGTGAGTTCTCCGGATCCAACGAACGAGCAAAACTCTACATCGAGCGCGCGGTGAACACGTCGAGCGGCCTTGAGTGGGTCACGGTCTCCGGAGACTTCTTCGGAGCCGAGGGACGCTTCGAGGCAACCCTTGAGAAGGATCGTCGATACCGGATTCGTATCGTCGGCGAACATAACTCAAGCCGCGTGCTCGGTGCCTACACGGCGACGCGAAAGGGAACTGTTACTCTCAACGTCGGCCAGGTATCGTGGAAAGTCGAGGACAACACGCAGGCGATCAGACACTCTGCCGCGTACATCGACCTCACCGACGGCAACGAGGAACCGAACGGCGTCGTGCACTTCCAATACCATGATCCAACACAGAACACGAGCAAGCTCCGCGTCATCATCCACGCGGCGAACAACTCAAGCAACGAGATCATGAACAGCACGTACACGGAAGGATACGGAACGTTCAGCCTCAACAAGACCGTCTCTGGTAATCTCACCGAAACGGATTGGGAGGTCACGTGGTACGCTTACAACTCGTCGAACACAGTAATCGAGAGTTCGAATGACCTCGCAGACGGCAAGCGGTACGTCATCGAGAACCCGATAGGCCCGAAGTGGACGCCTGTGATCCTCACCTGCCTGTTCCTGTTCGTGGGGATGCTGTTCGGTGGTCGCCTCTCGTCGATCGGCTCCCTTGCGGTTACCGGAGTTGCCGCGGTCATGTGGTGGCTCGGGTGGTACACCGCGAGCGGCGGGGTGGTCGTGTTTGCTGGACTCGTCGCAGTCGCTATGGCCGTTGGCGGAGGTGGTCGGCGATGA